Proteins co-encoded in one Metabacillus sp. KUDC1714 genomic window:
- a CDS encoding carbohydrate ABC transporter permease — translation MYEKSLGNRIFNFFNYTILLLIALACFIPFVNVIASSFATTQEVVEKTFILFPTTFTLEAYEYIFSTPTIFKSFAVSIGITGVGTLVSMILTAFMAYSLSRRYLYGRKAINFVIVFTMLFSGGMIPTYLVVRNMGLIDSYWALILPVAINAFNLIIMRNFFQAIPDSLEESAKVDGYNDILIFFKIILPLSLPSIATISLFYAVSYWNEYMNAILYLNDSGKWPIQVLLRQIVIVSSGMQADATSVDVVPPAQTIKMAVIAVATVPMLIVYPFLQKYFVKGAFVGSVKA, via the coding sequence ATGTATGAAAAATCATTAGGTAATCGCATTTTTAACTTCTTCAACTATACGATCTTACTACTCATTGCTTTAGCTTGTTTCATCCCATTTGTAAACGTCATTGCCAGTTCATTCGCAACAACACAAGAGGTAGTCGAAAAAACATTTATTCTGTTTCCAACGACCTTTACATTAGAGGCATATGAATATATTTTTTCTACACCAACTATCTTTAAAAGCTTTGCTGTTTCAATTGGGATTACAGGTGTTGGGACACTAGTAAGTATGATTTTAACTGCGTTCATGGCTTATTCCTTATCTAGAAGGTATTTATATGGTAGAAAAGCAATCAACTTTGTTATTGTATTTACAATGCTCTTTAGCGGCGGGATGATTCCGACATACTTAGTGGTAAGAAATATGGGTTTAATTGATTCTTACTGGGCGTTAATTCTTCCCGTTGCGATTAATGCATTTAACTTAATTATTATGAGAAACTTTTTCCAAGCCATTCCTGATAGCTTAGAAGAATCAGCAAAGGTAGATGGATACAATGATATCTTGATATTTTTTAAGATTATTCTTCCGTTATCACTTCCTTCTATTGCAACAATTTCATTATTCTACGCAGTTTCGTACTGGAATGAGTATATGAATGCTATTCTTTATCTTAATGATTCAGGTAAATGGCCAATCCAAGTATTACTACGCCAGATTGTTATCGTATCAAGTGGTATGCAGGCAGATGCTACTTCAGTTGATGTCGTCCCTCCTGCACAGACAATTAAAATGGCCGTTATCGCTGTTGCAACAGTACCGATGCTAATTGTATATCCATTCCTGCAGAAATACTTTGTAAAGGGTGCTTTTGTCGGCTCTGTGAAAGCGTAG
- a CDS encoding AraC family transcriptional regulator: MKQKPKYFYRIFLPFVLVGTLVMILFNGFAYFFTKESFEEKITLEKQENVVQTMNTLEQKLQALDYTFNSYVHDTPFKSYISQPLTAKNFDTYQTIDKQLNYISSFGPSQTTVDLVSLKGNWKISKHGLQQLTETQKEQITSKYLSLPHSSTWLKADDSNSEIQLVKQTPFYQTNKNGVLIINIPLKSLTNLIYKQSESSPIFIYSQDGTLLYQSNSSEVKAINEKTIASLINGNHNQTGVLNVDTNGENKYKVAYSKSGYNGWIYLSKIKDSEFSQAMKPTIIGTILMSIFMLTVTVIIAYVSSEYFSKPIRDLQKFIPKIQKNGYKDEFELIGKSIREVLDKNQSLEHVVTNQHEQLKTLFMLNLFHGRMSETEIQEELRDFDYPDKWSYLYVLAIQFDSLENSDYTRKDKDVLLFSINQIVSEIIREDEQLTPTVIDSKTQATIFICENKDCDHHVLIINQYAEKIQRTVKEIFNLSISIGVSSPFEKLTESKQALAQGIESLKFRLKVGKESIIFYESVSTIFNNNQIKTYFPKILENQLFDAIKLGESKKAKESLHQLLADLFKNNTNPHELEVNIMRFLNDLISLMQVMGMDTLIIEDHKTLYNAISEMKTSEEIEMFVKNKIVYPMIDAISERTDSQNKSISEKIIHIIQNEYDTEISLEIIASRLHYNKNYLSSIFKKEFKQSFSEYLALYRYDMAKIWLKETNMSVREISEKLQYKNSQNFIRYFRKIEGTTPGKYRDLHRDESFSV; encoded by the coding sequence ATGAAACAAAAGCCAAAATATTTTTATCGTATCTTTTTACCTTTTGTCTTAGTAGGAACCCTTGTAATGATACTATTTAATGGCTTTGCCTATTTCTTCACAAAGGAGTCATTTGAAGAGAAGATCACTTTAGAAAAACAAGAAAATGTTGTGCAAACGATGAATACACTCGAACAAAAATTACAGGCGTTAGATTATACGTTTAATTCCTATGTTCATGATACTCCTTTTAAAAGCTATATTAGCCAGCCATTAACAGCGAAGAATTTTGATACATACCAAACAATTGATAAACAATTAAACTATATCTCTTCCTTTGGTCCGAGCCAAACGACAGTTGATTTAGTAAGTTTAAAGGGAAACTGGAAGATTAGTAAACATGGGTTACAACAATTAACTGAAACACAAAAAGAACAAATCACTTCTAAATACTTGTCCTTACCACATTCATCTACATGGTTAAAAGCGGATGATTCGAATAGTGAGATTCAGCTAGTTAAACAAACTCCTTTTTATCAAACAAATAAAAATGGTGTTCTCATAATTAACATTCCACTGAAATCATTAACAAATCTTATTTATAAACAATCTGAATCAAGTCCAATCTTTATTTATAGTCAAGATGGAACATTGCTTTATCAAAGTAATTCGAGTGAGGTAAAGGCGATTAATGAAAAAACAATAGCGAGCTTAATTAACGGTAATCACAACCAGACAGGTGTACTGAATGTAGATACTAACGGAGAAAATAAATATAAAGTAGCTTACTCAAAGTCAGGATATAATGGCTGGATTTATCTCTCAAAAATAAAAGATTCAGAGTTTTCCCAGGCAATGAAGCCTACTATAATTGGTACGATTTTAATGAGTATCTTTATGTTAACGGTAACTGTCATTATTGCCTATGTAAGTTCGGAATATTTTTCTAAACCAATTAGAGATCTACAAAAATTTATTCCGAAAATCCAAAAGAACGGTTATAAGGATGAATTTGAATTAATTGGCAAGTCAATTAGAGAAGTGCTCGATAAAAATCAATCACTTGAACACGTTGTCACAAATCAACATGAACAATTAAAGACATTATTTATGTTAAATCTTTTTCACGGACGTATGAGCGAAACAGAAATTCAAGAAGAATTAAGGGATTTTGACTATCCTGATAAATGGAGTTACTTATATGTATTAGCAATTCAATTCGATAGTTTAGAAAATAGTGACTACACTAGGAAAGATAAGGATGTGCTTTTGTTTTCCATTAACCAGATTGTATCAGAAATTATTCGTGAAGATGAGCAACTTACTCCAACAGTTATTGATTCAAAAACGCAAGCAACGATTTTTATATGCGAGAATAAAGATTGCGATCATCATGTTTTAATCATAAATCAATACGCAGAAAAAATTCAGAGGACGGTTAAGGAAATTTTTAATTTATCGATAAGCATTGGGGTAAGTAGCCCTTTTGAAAAACTGACTGAGAGTAAACAAGCTCTTGCACAAGGTATTGAATCGTTAAAATTCCGTCTAAAGGTCGGAAAAGAATCGATCATTTTTTATGAAAGTGTTTCAACTATTTTTAATAATAATCAAATAAAAACGTACTTTCCTAAAATATTGGAGAATCAATTGTTTGATGCCATAAAGTTGGGGGAAAGCAAGAAAGCTAAGGAGTCATTGCATCAATTACTTGCTGATTTGTTTAAAAATAATACAAATCCTCATGAGCTAGAAGTTAATATTATGCGGTTTTTAAATGACTTAATTAGTTTAATGCAGGTAATGGGGATGGATACATTAATTATCGAAGATCATAAAACATTGTACAATGCTATTTCGGAGATGAAGACGTCTGAAGAAATCGAGATGTTTGTAAAAAACAAAATCGTATATCCAATGATTGATGCCATTTCTGAACGAACAGACTCACAAAATAAATCAATATCTGAAAAAATCATACACATTATACAAAATGAATATGATACCGAAATATCTCTTGAAATCATTGCATCTCGCCTTCATTACAATAAAAATTATTTAAGTAGTATTTTTAAAAAGGAATTTAAACAATCATTTAGTGAATATCTCGCCCTTTATCGCTATGATATGGCAAAAATATGGCTAAAGGAAACAAATATGTCAGTGAGAGAAATATCCGAAAAGCTACAATATAAAAATTCACAGAACTTTATACGCTACTTCCGTAAAATTGAAGGTACGACTCCTGGAAAATACCGGGATCTACATCGTGATGAGTCATTCTCTGTCTAA
- the trhO gene encoding oxygen-dependent tRNA uridine(34) hydroxylase TrhO, which yields METKQYRVLLYYHYVTIDNPEEYTAQHLEFCKSIGLKGRVLIAHEGINGTVSGTVEQTDQYMAHMKEDPRFKDMVYKIDEEDDHAFKKMHVRHRPELVTLRLEDDVNPLELTGKYYSPKEFYEAMQQEDTVVIDARNDYEYELGHFRNAIMPDINTFKELPDWIRENREQLEGKKILTYCTGGVRCEKFSGWLRKEGFEDVAQLHGGIVTYGKDPEVQGELWDGQCYVFDERIKVPVNRVAPVVVGKDHFTNEPCERYVNCANPECNKQILCSEENEHKYLRACSDECRVHPRNRYIVEHGLTEEQVKERLEVLV from the coding sequence ATGGAAACGAAACAATATCGAGTTTTACTGTATTACCATTATGTAACAATTGATAACCCTGAAGAATACACTGCACAACATTTAGAATTTTGTAAAAGCATTGGATTAAAAGGTAGAGTTTTAATTGCACATGAAGGAATTAATGGTACTGTATCTGGAACAGTTGAGCAAACAGATCAATATATGGCCCATATGAAAGAGGATCCGCGCTTTAAAGATATGGTATATAAAATAGATGAAGAGGATGATCATGCATTCAAAAAAATGCATGTACGTCATAGACCAGAACTCGTTACGTTACGATTAGAGGATGATGTAAATCCCCTAGAGTTAACTGGTAAATATTATAGTCCAAAAGAATTCTATGAAGCGATGCAGCAGGAAGACACTGTTGTCATTGATGCAAGAAATGATTATGAATATGAGTTAGGACATTTCCGCAATGCGATTATGCCTGATATTAATACATTTAAAGAACTACCTGATTGGATACGTGAGAATCGTGAACAATTAGAAGGTAAAAAAATTCTTACTTATTGTACTGGTGGAGTTCGCTGTGAAAAATTCTCCGGGTGGTTACGTAAGGAAGGATTTGAAGATGTAGCACAATTACATGGTGGCATTGTAACTTACGGGAAAGATCCAGAGGTTCAAGGTGAGCTTTGGGATGGTCAATGCTATGTGTTTGACGAAAGAATCAAGGTCCCGGTTAATCGAGTAGCACCTGTAGTTGTAGGGAAAGATCATTTCACAAACGAACCTTGTGAACGCTATGTTAATTGTGCTAATCCCGAATGCAATAAACAAATTCTGTGTTCAGAAGAAAATGAACATAAATATTTACGTGCGTGTAGTGATGAATGTAGAGTTCATCCAAGAAACAGATATATTGTAGAACATGGTTTGACAGAAGAACAAGTAAAGGAAAGACTTGAAGTTTTGGTATAA
- a CDS encoding nitroreductase family protein, with product MDVLTAIKSRRSIGVVKPDPVPTELINKILDAGTWAPAHYRTEPWRYFVLTGDARNRLGKTLSSIAKKTLEDPKSEESRKRLEREEQKPLRAPVIIAVAVEPTINKKVLVKEEYAAVNAAIQNMLLATHALGLGAIWRTGNVCYSNEIKQLFGLSTESEMVGFIYIGYPNMKEIQGKRKHFSEVTTWFDRDEGFS from the coding sequence ATGGATGTACTTACAGCGATAAAATCTAGAAGAAGTATAGGTGTTGTGAAACCTGATCCTGTTCCAACCGAACTTATCAATAAAATACTTGATGCTGGTACATGGGCGCCTGCTCATTATCGTACAGAGCCGTGGAGATATTTTGTTTTAACAGGTGATGCAAGGAATAGACTAGGAAAAACTCTTTCGTCAATTGCTAAAAAAACATTGGAAGATCCAAAAAGCGAAGAGAGTAGAAAAAGATTAGAACGAGAGGAACAAAAGCCGCTTAGAGCCCCTGTAATCATTGCAGTAGCTGTTGAACCAACAATTAATAAAAAAGTATTAGTTAAAGAAGAATATGCTGCTGTGAATGCCGCCATTCAAAATATGCTACTTGCCACACATGCTCTTGGTTTAGGAGCGATCTGGCGTACTGGAAATGTCTGTTATTCAAATGAAATAAAACAGTTATTCGGACTTTCTACTGAATCAGAGATGGTAGGTTTCATTTATATTGGCTATCCAAATATGAAGGAAATCCAGGGTAAAAGGAAGCACTTTTCCGAGGTAACTACGTGGTTTGACCGTGATGAAGGTTTTTCGTAA
- a CDS encoding S8 family peptidase, whose translation MSKVGLIPYTIQTVLKDTKVIPPGVELINAPSAWKQGYSGEGMVIAVLDTGCDSTHSELRNQIIDGYNFTTDDNGDPKNFEDYNGHGTHVCGTICAEENEEGVIGVAPKAKVLVLKVLAGQGYGETKWVTEGVRYATKWIGPDGERVRVISMSLGGSEDSSELHKAIQEAIDENILVVCAAGNEGDGKNETDEFAYPGAYPEVVQVGSVNLQKEISEFSNTNKVIDLVAPGEEILSTYLNNEFAVLSGTSMATPHVSAAAVLIIEQAEKEFERPLTEAEIYAQLIKKTDSLEYSRRFQGNGILNLASGSVTPSENHPLTSTK comes from the coding sequence ATGAGTAAAGTAGGTCTGATCCCTTATACCATTCAAACAGTATTAAAAGACACAAAGGTTATTCCACCAGGTGTTGAACTCATTAATGCACCTTCCGCTTGGAAGCAAGGGTATTCTGGTGAAGGAATGGTCATTGCTGTACTTGATACAGGCTGTGATTCCACCCATTCTGAACTTAGAAATCAAATTATTGATGGTTACAATTTTACAACAGATGATAACGGAGATCCTAAGAATTTTGAGGATTATAACGGTCATGGCACACATGTATGTGGAACAATTTGTGCAGAAGAGAATGAAGAAGGTGTAATCGGCGTTGCACCAAAAGCAAAGGTTCTCGTCTTGAAAGTGTTAGCAGGTCAAGGATATGGAGAGACAAAATGGGTCACAGAAGGTGTCCGCTATGCAACAAAGTGGATTGGACCAGATGGTGAACGAGTACGAGTTATCTCTATGTCATTAGGAGGTAGTGAAGATAGCTCTGAGCTTCATAAGGCAATTCAAGAAGCGATCGATGAAAATATTCTTGTCGTTTGTGCTGCAGGTAATGAAGGCGATGGGAAAAACGAGACAGATGAATTTGCATATCCTGGTGCATATCCAGAAGTTGTACAAGTTGGATCAGTCAATCTACAGAAGGAAATATCAGAGTTTAGTAATACAAATAAAGTAATCGATCTCGTTGCCCCAGGAGAAGAAATCCTTTCAACCTATTTAAACAACGAATTTGCTGTATTATCAGGAACATCGATGGCAACACCACATGTTTCTGCAGCAGCAGTTCTCATTATTGAACAAGCTGAAAAAGAATTTGAGCGTCCACTAACAGAGGCTGAGATTTATGCCCAGCTTATTAAAAAAACCGATTCCCTGGAATATAGTAGACGCTTTCAAGGAAATGGAATACTAAATTTAGCATCGGGTTCAGTCACCCCATCTGAGAATCATCCTTTGACATCCACAAAATAA
- a CDS encoding glucose-1-dehydrogenase produces the protein MYPDLKNKVAVVTGASSGLGKAIAQRFAKEGIKVVVNYLTEEDKPEIMIEEIKAKGGEASKIQGDVSQEHDVKKIIDFAIDTYGTLDIMVNNAGIQAEIPTEELSLESWNKVISTNLTGCFLGSREAIKYMLDHKIKGTVINMSSVHQEIPWPHFAHYAASKGGIKLLTETLALEYAPNGIRVNNIAPGAIDTPINAEKFTDPEAKKAVLDLIPMGYIGKPEEIAACVAWLASSEASYVTGMTLFADGGMTQYPSFQSGKG, from the coding sequence ATGTATCCAGATTTGAAAAATAAAGTAGCAGTTGTGACAGGGGCATCATCAGGGTTGGGAAAGGCAATCGCACAGCGGTTTGCAAAAGAAGGTATAAAAGTGGTTGTTAATTATTTAACGGAAGAAGATAAACCGGAAATAATGATTGAAGAGATTAAAGCCAAAGGTGGAGAAGCTTCTAAAATTCAAGGTGATGTTTCTCAAGAACACGATGTGAAAAAAATTATTGATTTTGCAATAGATACATATGGAACTTTAGATATTATGGTTAATAACGCAGGAATACAAGCGGAAATCCCCACAGAAGAGCTTTCCCTTGAAAGCTGGAATAAAGTTATTTCTACTAACTTGACAGGTTGTTTTTTAGGGAGCCGCGAAGCAATTAAATATATGTTGGATCATAAAATTAAAGGAACCGTAATCAATATGTCTTCAGTGCATCAGGAAATTCCATGGCCTCACTTTGCTCACTATGCAGCAAGTAAGGGTGGCATTAAACTATTAACTGAAACACTTGCTCTTGAATATGCCCCAAATGGAATACGAGTAAATAATATTGCGCCTGGTGCAATTGATACACCAATAAATGCTGAAAAATTTACTGACCCTGAGGCTAAAAAGGCAGTACTTGATTTAATACCAATGGGATACATAGGCAAACCTGAAGAGATTGCCGCATGTGTTGCATGGCTTGCCTCATCAGAAGCTAGTTATGTAACAGGAATGACGCTATTTGCGGATGGCGGTATGACACAATATCCAAGCTTTCAATCAGGTAAAGGTTAA
- a CDS encoding GRP family sugar transporter, which yields MGILLALIPALTWGSLVLVSVKLGGNAYSQTLGITIGSLLFAIAMFFYADPELSPIVWSIGLVSGIFWTIGQLNQLASVKFIGVSKTVPISTGMQLVGTTLFGVLLFREWETKLTVILGSISIILIIIGVVFTSTGQKEDKNAGKSLKKGLFILFISSLGYIGYVIIIRYFEIDGWSAILPQALGMVIGASVLTTRHKPFNKYALKNIVTGCLWAAGNLGLLLSIPRVGVATSFSLSQTGIIISTLGGIFLLGEKKTKKQIIFVVIGCVLIIAGGVILGYTKSI from the coding sequence ATTGGTATACTACTGGCTTTAATACCAGCTTTAACATGGGGAAGTTTAGTCCTTGTTAGTGTGAAATTAGGGGGAAATGCATATAGTCAGACATTAGGAATTACAATTGGTTCTTTGTTATTTGCAATCGCTATGTTTTTCTATGCGGACCCAGAATTATCACCGATTGTTTGGTCGATTGGACTTGTTTCAGGTATATTCTGGACAATTGGACAATTAAATCAATTGGCAAGTGTTAAATTTATTGGAGTTTCAAAGACGGTGCCGATTTCAACAGGTATGCAATTAGTGGGCACTACGCTTTTTGGAGTTCTCCTGTTTCGGGAATGGGAAACGAAACTGACCGTTATTCTTGGTTCTATTTCAATTATCCTGATAATAATAGGTGTTGTTTTTACATCAACTGGACAAAAAGAGGATAAGAATGCGGGAAAAAGCTTAAAAAAAGGATTGTTTATCTTATTTATTTCATCACTAGGTTATATAGGATACGTCATTATTATTCGTTATTTTGAAATTGACGGATGGTCAGCAATTTTACCTCAAGCGCTAGGGATGGTGATTGGTGCGTCTGTATTAACCACAAGACATAAGCCTTTTAATAAATATGCACTGAAAAACATTGTGACAGGGTGTTTGTGGGCAGCTGGAAATCTAGGATTATTATTATCCATTCCTAGAGTTGGTGTAGCCACAAGTTTTTCACTCTCCCAAACAGGGATCATCATCTCTACTTTAGGTGGAATTTTTCTGTTAGGGGAAAAGAAAACTAAAAAGCAAATCATTTTTGTTGTTATAGGCTGTGTTCTGATTATCGCAGGTGGAGTTATTTTAGGTTATACAAAAAGCATATGA
- a CDS encoding PQQ-dependent sugar dehydrogenase, protein MYKGIKTLMLLLFVTGCSFGDKTQNRNDSEKQVKLEAEETIASSVEVLATNLHIPWTITKKDGTFFISQREGKIIETNLETGLIKKEELSVTKDILHEGEGGLLGLVLAPDFESSGQAFAYYTYKEDLVTKNRVIALQQDGEKWTETKVLLEGIPGGRIHNGGRMRIGPDGMLYVTTGDSGNPDLSQDKKSLAGKILRMNLDGTIPNDNPFENSYVYSYGHRNPQGLAWDDEGILYSTEHGQSAHDEINLIKPGQNYGWPVIQGDEEEPGMEKPIYHTGENTWAPSGIGYHNGKLYIATLRDSKIRSFDILTKSVNILHENSGRMRDVYIEQSQLYTITNNRDGRGTPKKDDDKLLKIGL, encoded by the coding sequence ATGTATAAAGGAATAAAAACGCTTATGCTTTTGTTGTTCGTTACAGGATGTTCTTTTGGGGATAAAACACAAAATAGGAATGACTCTGAAAAACAAGTGAAACTAGAGGCTGAAGAAACCATTGCTTCTTCAGTAGAAGTTTTAGCAACCAACTTACACATACCTTGGACAATTACAAAAAAAGATGGAACATTTTTCATAAGTCAGCGCGAGGGGAAAATAATTGAAACTAACCTTGAAACAGGACTAATAAAAAAGGAAGAATTATCGGTTACAAAAGATATTCTCCATGAGGGTGAAGGAGGCTTGCTTGGTTTAGTGCTTGCTCCTGATTTTGAATCCTCTGGACAGGCCTTTGCCTATTATACATATAAAGAGGATCTGGTAACTAAAAATCGAGTGATTGCTCTTCAACAAGATGGAGAAAAGTGGACGGAAACAAAGGTCTTATTAGAAGGGATTCCGGGTGGTAGAATTCATAATGGGGGCAGAATGAGAATTGGACCAGATGGAATGCTTTATGTTACAACTGGAGATTCTGGGAATCCAGATTTGTCACAAGACAAAAAAAGTCTAGCAGGAAAAATCCTACGTATGAATCTAGATGGGACCATACCTAATGACAACCCTTTTGAAAATTCCTATGTTTATTCATACGGTCACCGAAATCCCCAAGGGTTAGCATGGGATGATGAAGGAATTCTATATAGTACTGAGCATGGACAGAGCGCACATGATGAAATCAATCTTATAAAGCCAGGACAAAACTATGGCTGGCCTGTTATACAAGGAGACGAAGAAGAACCTGGTATGGAAAAACCTATTTATCACACTGGCGAAAACACGTGGGCACCTTCAGGAATTGGCTATCATAATGGGAAGCTCTACATTGCTACACTGCGGGATTCAAAAATTCGAAGCTTTGATATATTAACAAAATCTGTGAATATCTTGCATGAAAATAGTGGTCGAATGCGTGATGTTTATATTGAACAATCACAATTATATACGATAACAAATAATCGAGATGGAAGAGGTACTCCGAAGAAAGATGATGATAAATTATTAAAGATCGGTCTTTAA
- a CDS encoding aminotransferase-like domain-containing protein: MNYSFAEQTKNFKSSAVRDILAVIQQGNVISFAGGLPSEESFPLREVQIAYEKVFSSGKSSLQYGLTEGYKPLREAIKTKMEGKGVVTPLENMLITTGSQQAIDLFSRVILSTGDVVLTEDPTYLSALQVFRSYGANVVAVNSDEHGMEFADLEAKVKTYQPKFIYIIPTFSNPEGKAWSIERRQQLLELCYKYDVLVLEDDPYGDIKFHDEEEYPTVASFDHGQSHVVYTSTFSKSVVPALRTGWVTGPSPIIKMMTQAKQMADLHSSSIDQQALYFLLRDFNLEGHIQHLRSEYYHRMTIMRDYLNKLEPGVFTWKEPKGGMFLWVEGQEHLNTPTLLKSAVEKGVAFVPGAPFYVDKPKYNTFRLNFSHSTPEKIKLGMDRLVDVLLSPITI; encoded by the coding sequence ATGAATTACTCATTTGCAGAACAAACAAAAAACTTTAAATCATCTGCTGTTAGAGATATTCTTGCTGTTATTCAACAAGGTAATGTTATTTCATTTGCAGGAGGATTACCTTCTGAAGAATCATTTCCTTTGAGGGAAGTTCAAATAGCCTATGAAAAAGTCTTTTCATCAGGAAAATCGTCTTTACAATATGGTCTAACCGAAGGATATAAGCCATTAAGAGAAGCGATAAAAACTAAAATGGAAGGAAAAGGGGTGGTAACACCTCTTGAAAACATGCTAATTACAACAGGTTCACAACAAGCAATTGATTTATTTTCAAGAGTCATTCTCTCGACTGGTGATGTTGTATTAACGGAAGATCCTACTTATTTATCAGCTTTACAGGTTTTTAGATCCTACGGGGCGAATGTAGTTGCGGTCAACAGTGACGAACACGGAATGGAGTTTGCGGATTTAGAAGCAAAAGTTAAGACTTATCAGCCAAAATTCATTTATATTATCCCTACTTTCTCAAATCCAGAAGGTAAGGCTTGGAGTATTGAACGTCGTCAACAACTTTTAGAGCTTTGCTATAAATATGATGTACTGGTCTTAGAAGACGATCCTTATGGTGATATTAAATTTCATGACGAGGAAGAATATCCAACAGTCGCATCATTTGATCACGGACAAAGCCATGTAGTGTATACGAGCACTTTCTCAAAGTCAGTTGTTCCGGCATTACGAACAGGCTGGGTAACAGGGCCTTCACCAATCATAAAAATGATGACACAGGCAAAGCAGATGGCTGATCTGCATTCAAGTTCGATTGATCAACAGGCACTTTATTTTTTGTTGCGTGACTTTAATCTTGAAGGACATATTCAACATTTGAGAAGTGAATATTATCATCGAATGACAATCATGAGAGACTATTTAAATAAGTTAGAGCCAGGGGTGTTTACTTGGAAAGAGCCAAAGGGTGGAATGTTCTTGTGGGTTGAAGGACAGGAGCATCTTAATACACCAACTTTGCTTAAGAGTGCGGTAGAAAAAGGTGTTGCCTTTGTTCCTGGAGCACCTTTTTATGTTGATAAACCAAAGTACAATACATTCCGCTTAAACTTTAGTCATTCCACACCTGAAAAAATTAAATTAGGAATGGACCGTTTAGTAGATGTCTTATTAAGTCCAATTACGATCTAA
- a CDS encoding XRE family transcriptional regulator — translation MDKNFLSNQIGQRLRFYRQQRQLSLDDLAELTGVSKPMLGQIERGSSNPTVAILWKIASGLQIPFASFLIRDPSIKIIKKDEQPFFKEDNDLFETYNTFASPGIPLEIFRIRLLPGCMHHSAPSGIGVLKSLTVHSGILSIKIGEDSAITLNKGDTMSFSSDVYQVYQNHTEDVSEINMAIYYSSPHIQSGPDIK, via the coding sequence ATGGATAAAAACTTTCTATCTAATCAAATTGGTCAGCGATTACGTTTTTACCGTCAGCAACGCCAATTATCTTTGGATGATCTTGCAGAACTAACTGGTGTAAGTAAACCAATGCTCGGACAAATTGAACGTGGAAGTTCTAATCCAACCGTTGCAATCCTATGGAAAATAGCTTCTGGGTTACAGATACCGTTTGCTTCCTTTCTTATAAGAGATCCCTCTATAAAGATTATTAAGAAAGATGAACAACCATTCTTTAAAGAAGATAACGATTTATTTGAAACATATAATACGTTTGCTTCTCCTGGAATTCCATTAGAAATTTTTCGAATTCGATTATTGCCGGGATGTATGCATCACTCCGCCCCTTCAGGGATAGGAGTACTAAAATCGTTAACCGTCCATTCCGGCATTTTGTCCATTAAAATTGGGGAAGATAGTGCTATTACTTTAAATAAAGGTGACACGATGTCCTTCTCTTCTGATGTTTATCAGGTATATCAAAATCATACTGAAGATGTAAGTGAAATAAACATGGCTATTTATTATTCCAGCCCACATATCCAGTCTGGACCAGATATAAAATAA